One window of Staphylococcus chromogenes genomic DNA carries:
- a CDS encoding diacylglycerol kinase has product MRKRARIIYNPTSGKELFKKALPDVLIKLEQAGYETSAYATQKIGDATEEAARAIDRNYDLLIVAGGDGTLNEVVNGIAEKPNRPKLGLIPMGTVNDFGRALHLPNDIMEAVDVIIQGKTVQVDIGKMNSRYFINLAGGGKPTEVSYEAPSKLKSMIGSFAYYVKGFEMLPQMHAVDVRIEYDDQVFEGEIMLFLLGLTNSMAGFEKLVPDAKLDDGNFTLLIVEKSNLAEMGHIMTLASRGEHIHHPKVHYYKAQSVNISSYSDMALNVDGEYGGQLPANFLNLVRHIEVFSQSQEENDLLIDKPKQSE; this is encoded by the coding sequence ATGAGAAAACGTGCGAGAATTATTTATAATCCGACGTCTGGGAAAGAGTTGTTTAAAAAAGCATTACCAGATGTTTTAATCAAATTAGAACAAGCCGGTTATGAAACAAGTGCTTATGCAACGCAAAAAATTGGAGATGCGACAGAAGAGGCGGCCCGCGCCATTGATCGTAATTACGATCTTCTGATTGTGGCAGGCGGAGACGGGACACTCAATGAGGTGGTGAATGGGATTGCAGAAAAACCCAACCGTCCTAAACTCGGTCTGATTCCAATGGGGACGGTGAATGACTTTGGACGCGCACTCCATTTACCTAATGATATTATGGAAGCAGTGGATGTTATTATCCAAGGTAAAACTGTACAAGTCGACATTGGAAAAATGAATAGTCGGTATTTTATCAATTTAGCAGGTGGCGGTAAACCGACGGAAGTTTCATATGAAGCGCCAAGTAAACTCAAATCAATGATTGGATCATTTGCGTACTATGTCAAAGGATTTGAAATGTTGCCTCAAATGCATGCAGTAGATGTACGCATCGAATATGATGATCAAGTATTTGAAGGCGAAATCATGTTATTTTTATTAGGTTTAACGAACTCAATGGCAGGATTCGAAAAACTTGTTCCAGATGCTAAACTTGACGATGGGAACTTTACGTTGCTCATCGTTGAAAAATCAAATTTGGCTGAAATGGGCCATATTATGACTTTAGCTTCTCGAGGGGAACATATTCATCATCCTAAGGTACATTACTATAAGGCGCAATCTGTAAATATTTCATCTTATAGTGATATGGCATTAAATGTAGATGGAGAATATGGTGGCCAATTGCCTGCTAACTTTTTAAATTTAGTACGTCATATCGAAGTTTTTTCTCAATCACAAGAAGAAAATGACTTATTAATAGACAAACCAAAACAATCTGAATAA
- a CDS encoding 3'-5' exonuclease, with amino-acid sequence MAHNSYVALDFETANYKRTSVCSVGMVKVVDHELTETFYTLVNPNDYFSAKNIEVHGIHPEDVREAPDFSYVYPYMLQFINDLPVVAHNAAFDMSVLHASLKAHQFETPNLTYFCSCQLSRKTVASKRNGLKHMMEHFNLDFHGHHDALNDAKACAMITYRLLKHYPSLDNVLRIYGKNLQDKDLL; translated from the coding sequence TTGGCACATAATAGCTATGTTGCACTTGATTTTGAAACTGCGAATTATAAGCGGACAAGTGTTTGTTCGGTCGGTATGGTCAAAGTAGTCGACCATGAGCTCACTGAAACGTTTTATACGCTCGTTAATCCTAATGATTATTTTTCTGCAAAAAATATTGAGGTTCACGGAATACATCCAGAAGATGTACGTGAAGCACCGGATTTTAGTTACGTCTATCCTTATATGCTCCAATTCATCAATGACTTACCTGTGGTCGCACATAACGCTGCCTTCGATATGTCCGTCTTGCATGCAAGTTTAAAAGCCCACCAATTTGAAACACCTAATTTAACGTACTTTTGTTCATGTCAACTTTCCAGAAAAACTGTCGCTTCAAAAAGAAACGGTCTTAAACATATGATGGAACACTTCAACTTAGATTTCCATGGTCATCACGACGCTTTAAATGACGCAAAGGCATGTGCAATGATTACGTATCGCCTATTGAAACATTATCCAAGTCTCGACAATGTATTACGTATTTATGGGAAAAATTTACAAGATAAAGATCTACTATAA
- a CDS encoding carboxylesterase family protein, with product MDKQHVLIQTRMGKVKGLENAKTQKFLGIRYAYAARYEAPQPYHYETEEIDATQHAPIAWQSHSQFESFYLGTEYDTIQQTEFPHYLSITRPKEKQQLLPVMVWIHGGSFVNGSGENPEYDPSPLVIQENVIVVNLSYRLGVLGFLRNQQGELANLGLLDQIEALKWIQSHIEDFGGDPSNITIFGQSAGGESVRALMLAEGTEHLFHRAIIQSAPLGLMKGRDPMTRYMLDHLKNLALDADIAQIKALQTQLTSHNKGKGLTKLMPFGPNYGIYPLPKEKEIPQILKQRAKHYDLLIGHTKREVNVFIYMNNFYRKLSEMPIFKWFISGVVYGLTQIIYAKPSYAFYKAYKKNKGNAYFYQFNWLTRDYFFAAGHSSELALLFDVAPYMKSPLYAQLSEEKIVSSGQTMKKVWGDFAKTGTIQIPTNSNILDIKSSSQTKR from the coding sequence ATGGATAAACAGCATGTTTTGATTCAAACGCGCATGGGGAAGGTGAAAGGCCTTGAAAATGCTAAAACACAAAAATTTCTAGGAATTCGCTACGCCTATGCGGCACGTTATGAAGCGCCGCAACCTTATCATTATGAAACAGAAGAAATAGACGCAACACAACATGCGCCGATTGCATGGCAAAGCCATTCTCAATTTGAATCTTTTTACTTAGGCACGGAGTATGATACGATTCAACAAACGGAATTTCCTCATTATTTATCCATCACTCGTCCAAAAGAAAAACAACAATTACTCCCTGTGATGGTTTGGATACACGGGGGCTCATTTGTTAATGGCAGTGGGGAAAATCCTGAATATGACCCATCACCGTTAGTGATACAAGAGAATGTGATTGTCGTTAATTTAAGTTATCGCCTCGGTGTGTTAGGTTTTTTACGTAATCAACAAGGTGAATTAGCCAATTTAGGACTACTAGATCAAATTGAAGCGTTAAAGTGGATTCAGTCTCATATAGAAGATTTTGGGGGAGACCCATCGAATATTACAATTTTCGGTCAATCTGCAGGGGGTGAATCTGTTCGTGCACTTATGCTCGCTGAAGGCACTGAACACTTATTCCATCGGGCGATTATTCAAAGTGCACCTCTTGGTTTAATGAAAGGGAGAGACCCGATGACACGTTATATGCTAGATCATCTTAAAAATTTAGCATTGGATGCAGATATTGCGCAAATAAAGGCACTACAAACTCAGCTTACATCACATAATAAGGGGAAAGGTTTAACTAAATTGATGCCTTTTGGGCCAAATTATGGGATTTATCCATTACCTAAAGAAAAAGAAATTCCACAAATACTCAAACAACGTGCGAAACACTATGATTTACTGATTGGTCACACGAAACGCGAGGTTAATGTATTTATTTACATGAATAACTTTTATCGCAAATTAAGTGAAATGCCTATATTCAAATGGTTCATTTCAGGTGTTGTTTATGGATTGACCCAAATCATTTATGCAAAGCCTTCTTATGCTTTTTATAAAGCATACAAGAAGAATAAAGGAAATGCCTATTTTTATCAATTTAATTGGCTAACCCGTGATTACTTTTTTGCTGCAGGGCATAGTTCGGAACTTGCATTATTATTTGATGTTGCGCCCTATATGAAATCACCGTTATATGCTCAATTGTCTGAAGAAAAGATTGTCTCGTCAGGTCAAACAATGAAAAAAGTATGGGGTGATTTTGCAAAAACAGGTACGATTCAAATCCCTACAAATAGTAATATACTGGACATTAAATCTTCCTCTCAGACTAAAAGATGA
- the gatB gene encoding Asp-tRNA(Asn)/Glu-tRNA(Gln) amidotransferase subunit GatB encodes MHFETVIGLEVHVELKTDSKMFSSAPVAYGAEPNTNTTVIDLGYPGVLPTVNRRAVDWSMRAAMALNMEIATESKFDRKNYFYPDNPKAYQISQLDQPIGEHGYIDIEVNGETKRIGITRLHMEEDAGKSTHKDGYSLVDLNRQGTPLVEIVSEPDMRSPEEAYAYLEKLRAIIQYTGVSDGKMEEGSLRCDANISLRPYGQKEFGTKAELKNLNSFNNVRKGLEYEVKRQAEELLNGGEILQETRRFDESTGKTILMRVKEASDDYRYFPEPDIVPLYIDEEWKARVRQTIPELPDARKEKYVKEYGLPEYDAHVLTLTKEMSDFFEAAVSEGADVKMTSNWLMGGVNEYLNKNQIELQDTGLTPENLAGMIKLIEDGTMSSKIAKKVFPELAKNGGDAKQIMKDKGLVQISDESAILEFVRQAIEQNPQSVEDYKNGKGKAMGFLVGQIMKLSKGQANPQLANKLLKEELDKA; translated from the coding sequence ATGCATTTTGAAACCGTTATTGGACTAGAAGTCCACGTAGAATTGAAAACTGATTCGAAAATGTTCTCTAGCGCACCTGTTGCATATGGTGCAGAGCCTAATACGAATACAACTGTAATTGATTTAGGTTACCCTGGAGTATTACCGACTGTGAACCGCCGTGCTGTAGACTGGTCTATGCGTGCAGCGATGGCTTTAAATATGGAAATTGCGACAGAGTCAAAATTTGACCGTAAAAACTACTTCTATCCAGATAATCCAAAAGCGTATCAAATTTCGCAACTTGATCAACCTATTGGTGAGCATGGATATATTGATATCGAAGTGAATGGTGAAACGAAACGTATCGGTATTACACGTCTTCACATGGAAGAAGATGCTGGGAAATCTACGCATAAAGATGGCTATTCTCTCGTTGACTTAAACCGACAAGGAACACCATTAGTTGAAATTGTATCAGAACCTGATATGCGCTCACCTGAAGAAGCTTATGCTTATTTAGAAAAATTACGCGCAATTATTCAATATACTGGCGTTTCAGACGGGAAAATGGAAGAAGGTTCACTCCGTTGTGATGCCAATATTTCATTACGTCCCTATGGTCAAAAAGAATTCGGTACAAAAGCTGAATTGAAAAACTTAAACTCATTTAATAATGTCAGAAAAGGTTTAGAATATGAGGTCAAACGCCAAGCAGAAGAATTGCTAAATGGTGGAGAAATTCTACAAGAGACACGCCGTTTTGATGAATCTACAGGGAAAACCATTTTAATGCGTGTTAAAGAAGCCTCAGATGATTATCGTTACTTCCCAGAGCCAGACATCGTTCCATTATATATCGATGAGGAATGGAAAGCGCGTGTCCGTCAAACTATTCCGGAATTACCAGATGCACGTAAAGAGAAATATGTAAAAGAGTACGGTCTCCCAGAATATGATGCCCATGTTTTAACTTTAACTAAAGAAATGTCTGACTTCTTTGAGGCTGCTGTCTCTGAAGGCGCAGATGTTAAGATGACATCGAACTGGTTAATGGGTGGCGTTAACGAATACTTGAACAAAAATCAAATCGAGCTACAAGACACAGGTTTAACGCCTGAAAACTTAGCAGGAATGATTAAGTTAATTGAAGATGGTACAATGAGCAGTAAAATTGCGAAGAAAGTTTTCCCTGAATTAGCGAAAAATGGTGGGGATGCGAAACAAATCATGAAAGACAAAGGGCTCGTACAAATTTCTGATGAAAGTGCCATTTTAGAATTTGTCCGTCAAGCCATTGAGCAAAACCCACAATCTGTAGAAGATTATAAAAATGGTAAGGGCAAAGCGATGGGCTTTTTAGTAGGTCAAATCATGAAACTTTCAAAAGGCCAAGCCAACCCTCAACTTGCGAATAAATTATTAAAAGAAGAATTAGACAAAGCCTAA
- the rlmD gene encoding 23S rRNA (uracil(1939)-C(5))-methyltransferase RlmD, with protein sequence MTVVQKNQVLEGEVMDLTHEGHGVIKVNAYPIFVPHALIGERIQYKIIKVKKNFAIGKLIEIYKESDAREVPPCEYYAKCGGCQLQHLNYTAQLEMKRNQVVNLFHRKGKMPNVAIENTVGMDNPWFYRNKSQIPVGGQTDHVEMGYYRQRSHDIINMDKCLIQYEAHNEIMNAVRQLLNHYHIPPYDERQQSGLVRHIVLRKGFYTNEIMVVFVLNGTSLPHQKEIIQNLTGAFPQIKSIKININQAHSNVIMGKQSKTVYGNSTIKDTQGDLTFKINDQSFYQINVPQTQKLYDIAVREAGLTGNEVVLDAYCGIGTIALAMAPNAQHVYGVEVVPEAIEDAKTNAELNGLRNTTFVAGAAEDVILEWQKQGIQPDVVTVDPPRKGCDSTFIETLKQLQPQKIVYVSCNPSTQLRDVQLLLEHYELVKVTPVDMFPHTTHVETVALLKRKDI encoded by the coding sequence ATGACAGTTGTTCAAAAAAATCAAGTATTAGAAGGCGAAGTCATGGACTTAACACATGAAGGGCATGGCGTCATCAAAGTAAACGCTTATCCTATTTTTGTTCCTCACGCTTTAATAGGGGAACGTATCCAATATAAAATTATAAAAGTAAAAAAGAATTTTGCCATTGGCAAATTAATTGAAATATATAAAGAGAGTGACGCACGTGAAGTACCTCCATGTGAGTATTATGCTAAATGTGGAGGATGTCAGCTTCAACATTTAAATTATACGGCGCAATTAGAAATGAAGCGAAATCAAGTAGTCAATCTCTTTCATCGAAAAGGCAAAATGCCAAACGTAGCTATAGAGAATACAGTGGGGATGGACAATCCTTGGTTTTATCGAAATAAATCACAAATCCCAGTTGGCGGCCAAACAGATCACGTTGAAATGGGCTATTATCGCCAACGAAGTCATGACATTATAAATATGGACAAGTGCTTAATTCAATATGAAGCACATAATGAAATCATGAATGCAGTACGTCAATTACTCAATCACTATCACATTCCTCCATATGATGAACGACAACAATCAGGACTCGTACGTCACATTGTGTTAAGAAAAGGCTTCTATACCAATGAAATCATGGTTGTTTTTGTGTTAAACGGGACATCACTGCCGCATCAAAAGGAGATTATTCAAAATTTAACAGGTGCATTTCCTCAAATTAAAAGTATAAAAATCAATATAAATCAAGCACATTCCAATGTTATTATGGGTAAACAAAGTAAAACTGTTTACGGTAACTCGACGATTAAGGATACACAAGGGGATTTAACATTTAAAATTAATGATCAATCTTTCTATCAAATTAATGTCCCTCAAACGCAAAAACTATACGATATTGCTGTAAGGGAGGCAGGATTAACTGGAAATGAGGTCGTCTTGGATGCCTATTGTGGAATAGGCACAATTGCGTTAGCGATGGCGCCAAACGCCCAACATGTCTATGGGGTTGAAGTCGTTCCTGAAGCCATTGAGGATGCAAAAACAAACGCCGAATTGAATGGATTACGCAATACCACATTTGTTGCCGGTGCAGCGGAGGACGTCATTTTAGAATGGCAAAAACAAGGGATTCAACCTGATGTTGTCACAGTAGATCCCCCAAGAAAAGGGTGTGATAGCACCTTTATTGAAACACTTAAACAATTGCAACCCCAAAAAATTGTTTACGTCTCGTGTAATCCGAGCACACAACTGAGAGATGTGCAGTTATTATTAGAGCACTACGAATTGGTTAAGGTTACACCCGTGGACATGTTCCCACATACAACACATGTTGAAACTGTCGCTTTGTTAAAACGTAAAGATATCTAA
- a CDS encoding ferritin: MLDKQLLEALNDQMNHEFFAAHAYMAMAAYCDHNAYEGFANFYIQQAKEERFHGKKIYDYINDRGEKAIFSAIQAPKVEFNSILETFEDGLKQEQDVTKRFYHLSEIANDKKDYATISFLNWFLDEQVEEESMFETHIDYLKRIGDDCNTLYLYEKELASRSFNEGE; this comes from the coding sequence ATGCTAGATAAACAATTATTAGAAGCTTTAAATGACCAAATGAATCATGAATTTTTTGCTGCACATGCATATATGGCAATGGCTGCCTATTGTGATCACAATGCTTATGAAGGGTTTGCAAATTTTTACATTCAACAAGCGAAAGAAGAACGTTTCCACGGAAAGAAAATCTATGATTATATTAATGACCGTGGCGAAAAAGCTATTTTTTCTGCAATTCAAGCGCCTAAAGTGGAATTCAATTCTATTTTAGAGACTTTTGAAGATGGATTAAAACAAGAACAAGATGTAACAAAACGTTTTTACCATTTATCAGAAATTGCAAATGATAAAAAAGATTATGCGACGATTTCGTTTTTAAACTGGTTCTTAGATGAACAAGTTGAAGAAGAGTCTATGTTTGAAACACATATCGATTATTTAAAACGTATCGGTGATGATTGTAATACGCTTTACCTTTACGAAAAAGAACTTGCAAGTCGCTCTTTTAACGAAGGAGAATAA
- the gatC gene encoding Asp-tRNA(Asn)/Glu-tRNA(Gln) amidotransferase subunit GatC, which yields MTEITQEQVAHIANLARLNVTDEESKSMQETLAGVLNFCHQIDSVDTENVRPTNHVLDLQNVLRDDVATKGLPQEKALANAKEVEAGQFKVPAVMNGEDA from the coding sequence ATGACTGAAATTACACAGGAACAAGTGGCACATATTGCGAATCTTGCACGTTTGAATGTTACAGATGAAGAATCTAAATCTATGCAAGAAACCCTCGCAGGTGTGTTGAATTTTTGTCATCAAATTGATTCAGTAGATACAGAAAATGTAAGACCTACAAATCACGTTTTAGATTTGCAAAATGTTTTAAGAGATGATGTAGCTACAAAAGGGTTACCACAAGAAAAAGCATTAGCAAATGCAAAAGAAGTAGAAGCAGGACAGTTTAAAGTCCCAGCAGTGATGAATGGGGAGGACGCATAA
- the dinB gene encoding DNA polymerase IV encodes MPERRIIHIDMDFFFAQVEVRDHPHLKGKPVIVGGKASGRGVVSTASYEARAFGVRSAMPMARAHQLCPDGFYMQPRFEVYREVSKQIMEIFKGYTEIVEPLSLDEAYLDITDLVRADLSASQIAQFIRRDIFNKTQLTSSAGVSYNKFLAKLASGMNKPNGMTVIDYNNVHEILMDLDIGDFPGVGKASKEKMHANQIYSGADLFQKSEQELVFLFGKKGHQLYERVRGRDHREVKSERIRKSVGAERTFNTDTNDDEEILKKVEALSEILERRLNQLNQSARTVTVKIKTDAFKNTSKQKSLLSPIKTAEEIYQVAYDLYYELKEVDTPIRLIGVTVGGLEDAFYRNMTIYDFL; translated from the coding sequence ATGCCAGAAAGACGTATTATTCATATCGATATGGATTTTTTCTTTGCGCAAGTGGAAGTGAGAGATCACCCGCATTTAAAAGGAAAACCTGTCATTGTGGGTGGAAAAGCGAGTGGTCGTGGGGTTGTATCGACAGCATCTTATGAAGCAAGAGCTTTTGGTGTTCGCTCGGCAATGCCAATGGCGCGCGCGCACCAACTTTGTCCTGACGGATTTTACATGCAGCCTCGATTTGAGGTTTATCGTGAAGTATCAAAACAAATTATGGAGATATTCAAAGGCTATACAGAGATAGTAGAACCATTATCTTTAGATGAAGCGTATCTTGACATTACTGATTTAGTGCGAGCGGATTTATCTGCATCACAAATCGCACAATTTATTCGACGTGATATCTTTAATAAGACACAACTCACTTCTAGTGCTGGGGTTTCTTATAATAAATTTTTAGCGAAATTAGCAAGTGGCATGAATAAACCAAACGGTATGACCGTAATTGACTATAATAATGTGCATGAAATATTGATGGACTTAGACATTGGCGATTTTCCTGGCGTAGGGAAAGCATCCAAAGAAAAAATGCATGCCAATCAAATTTATTCAGGCGCTGATTTATTCCAAAAAAGTGAACAAGAACTTGTCTTTTTATTTGGGAAAAAGGGTCACCAATTATATGAACGTGTGAGAGGGAGAGATCACCGTGAAGTGAAATCTGAGCGCATAAGAAAAAGTGTAGGTGCAGAGCGAACATTTAATACAGATACAAATGATGATGAAGAGATTTTAAAAAAGGTGGAAGCATTAAGTGAGATTCTTGAACGACGCTTAAATCAATTGAATCAATCTGCACGCACTGTAACCGTAAAAATTAAAACAGATGCATTTAAAAATACTTCAAAACAAAAAAGCTTACTGTCACCGATAAAAACAGCTGAGGAAATCTATCAGGTGGCCTATGATTTATATTATGAATTAAAAGAAGTAGATACACCCATCCGATTGATAGGTGTAACAGTCGGCGGTCTTGAAGATGCATTTTACCGCAATATGACAATTTATGACTTTTTATAG
- a CDS encoding DUF3267 domain-containing protein — MYTLDLFDNSKVLKRLLLSEFIVSLVFIVLSYKWSMALTVLNEKNIFANVIVGLCGLCILIIIHECLRAILFKLLYKSSKPKIQFKSGILIQYLPNIQMSRMTFTTIMLLPIIVINMLLFISFINMTNTYIIFVFAFHMGYSTLALYLSFLAVSNKNVQTIEMTDIGLTLRSDTSK; from the coding sequence TTGTACACGTTAGATTTATTTGATAATTCGAAGGTGTTAAAACGCCTATTATTATCAGAATTTATTGTTTCACTTGTCTTCATCGTTTTGAGTTACAAGTGGTCTATGGCATTAACGGTGTTAAACGAAAAAAACATTTTTGCGAATGTTATCGTAGGTTTATGTGGTTTATGTATTTTAATTATTATTCATGAATGTTTACGTGCTATATTATTTAAATTATTATATAAATCCTCAAAACCAAAAATACAATTTAAATCGGGAATTCTAATTCAATATTTGCCAAATATTCAAATGAGTCGAATGACATTTACAACAATTATGCTGCTGCCAATTATTGTGATTAATATGTTGCTTTTTATCTCTTTTATTAATATGACGAATACATATATCATATTCGTGTTTGCTTTTCATATGGGTTATTCAACGCTAGCCTTATATCTCTCTTTTTTAGCCGTGAGTAACAAAAATGTGCAAACGATTGAAATGACTGATATTGGATTAACATTACGAAGTGATACGTCGAAATGA
- the gatA gene encoding Asp-tRNA(Asn)/Glu-tRNA(Gln) amidotransferase subunit GatA codes for MSIRYESVENLQKLIKENKIKPSEIVKDIYDAIEETDPQIKSFLALDKENAIKKAEELDKKQAAGEIEGKLFGIPMGIKDNIITEGLETTCASKMLEGFVPIYESTVMKKLHAENGILIGKVNLDEFAMGGSTETSYFKKTVNPFDHAAVPGGSSGGSAAAVAAGLVPFTLGTDTGGSIRQPAAYCGVVGLKPTYGRVSRFGLVAFASSLDQIGPLTRNVKDNAIVLEAISGEDEMDSTSAPGVDTDFTADIGKDIKDMKIALPKEYIGEGVDEEIKQSVLKAVETFKSLGAIVEEVSLLRTAYGIPSYYVISSAEASSNLARFDGIRYGYHSKEANNLEELYKLSRSEGFGEEVKRRIFLGTYVLSSGYYDAYYKKAQKVRTLIKNDFENVFEDYDVVLGPTTPTVAFDLGSEINDPLTMYANDLLTTPVNLAGLPGISIPCGLAENGRPIGLQLIGKPFDEKTLYRMAYQFETQFNLHDHYQKL; via the coding sequence ATGAGCATCCGTTATGAATCAGTTGAGAATTTACAAAAATTAATTAAAGAAAATAAAATTAAGCCTTCAGAAATTGTAAAAGACATTTATGATGCGATTGAAGAAACTGATCCGCAAATCAAATCATTTTTGGCATTAGACAAAGAAAATGCAATTAAAAAAGCCGAAGAACTTGATAAAAAACAAGCTGCTGGTGAAATTGAAGGCAAATTGTTTGGTATTCCAATGGGAATCAAAGATAACATTATTACTGAGGGACTTGAAACGACATGTGCAAGTAAAATGTTAGAAGGTTTCGTCCCTATTTATGAATCTACAGTAATGAAAAAACTCCATGCGGAAAATGGAATTTTAATTGGGAAAGTCAATCTAGATGAGTTTGCGATGGGTGGCTCAACAGAAACGTCTTATTTCAAAAAGACTGTAAATCCATTTGACCATGCTGCTGTTCCTGGAGGTTCTTCAGGTGGTTCAGCTGCTGCTGTAGCCGCTGGATTAGTGCCATTTACACTTGGTACAGATACGGGTGGCTCAATTCGTCAACCCGCTGCTTACTGTGGTGTAGTAGGTTTAAAACCGACGTATGGTCGTGTGTCCCGTTTTGGTCTTGTTGCTTTCGCATCATCACTAGACCAAATTGGACCATTAACGCGTAATGTTAAAGATAACGCGATTGTATTAGAAGCCATCAGTGGCGAAGATGAAATGGATTCCACAAGTGCACCAGGTGTGGATACTGATTTTACTGCAGATATTGGTAAAGACATCAAAGATATGAAAATCGCACTCCCTAAAGAATATATCGGTGAAGGTGTAGATGAGGAAATTAAACAATCTGTACTTAAAGCTGTTGAAACATTTAAATCTTTAGGTGCAATTGTTGAAGAAGTGTCACTTCTACGTACAGCCTATGGTATTCCATCATATTATGTAATCTCCTCTGCAGAAGCGTCTTCAAACTTAGCGCGTTTTGATGGTATTCGTTATGGTTATCATTCAAAAGAAGCGAACAATTTAGAAGAACTTTATAAACTATCACGTAGCGAAGGATTTGGTGAAGAGGTTAAACGTCGTATCTTCTTAGGTACATACGTATTAAGTTCTGGTTATTATGATGCTTACTATAAAAAAGCACAAAAAGTAAGAACATTAATTAAAAACGATTTTGAAAATGTATTTGAAGACTATGATGTAGTTCTTGGACCGACAACTCCAACTGTTGCTTTTGATTTAGGTTCAGAAATTAATGATCCTTTAACAATGTATGCAAACGATTTATTAACAACACCGGTCAACTTAGCAGGATTACCAGGTATTTCTATTCCATGTGGATTAGCAGAAAATGGTCGACCAATCGGTTTACAATTAATTGGTAAACCATTTGATGAAAAAACGTTATATCGTATGGCATATCAATTTGAAACGCAATTCAATTTACATGATCATTATCAAAAATTATAA